The DNA window ATCCAGCGAAATGAAAAATCGCTTCGAATACGACATAGGTCGTAGTTCGCGTCAGATGTCGTTCATCCTGCCAATCTGGCTGGACATCTGCATAGCCTCGTGTTTTTCAAGCGCCAGCAGCTCTTCCAGGAGGGTTTTGGCTTCCTCGATTTCTGCCTTGCCGATCAAGGAATCATAGAGATCCATAATCTGATCATGGAACGCGAAAATTTCCCGGGCTATGTCGTCAAAATCAAGCTTTGCAAATCTCGTATCGCAAGCCTGGCCGGGTTTGAATGGTTTATGATTCAGATAATCGTAAAGGTGAGTCTGTAAAGCTTTGGGGTCGGCCTGTTTTTCAAACTCAGCTACGGTTTTTGCTAACAGTGACTCGTGGCGCGCAATGTAGTCCAGCAGCGCACTGGCACGC is part of the Marinobacter sp. ANT_B65 genome and encodes:
- a CDS encoding ATPase, which produces MEIKTFGDLIDWTRQLHAHLAECLHESAEKHDNERASALLDYIARHESLLAKTVAEFEKQADPKALQTHLYDYLNHKPFKPGQACDTRFAKLDFDDIAREIFAFHDQIMDLYDSLIGKAEIEEAKTLLEELLALEKHEAMQMSSQIGRMNDI